In Stegostoma tigrinum isolate sSteTig4 chromosome 7, sSteTig4.hap1, whole genome shotgun sequence, one genomic interval encodes:
- the sgo2 gene encoding uncharacterized protein sgo2 isoform X1: MEGEMMNATVSTNHLEFSGKMKERRNCFMKKTKYNASLISKIKTKILNNSSMMKISLKNNNKALALALAEEKKKYRLSEQEKVILQKEICTQNYDIVMLQQRLTTQNAKLSTLEEFLMKIKSCFSDATDYLSTAISTCERDEHQWNGMLFQKSNRVSEDSNCNLNAKLPSEVPHEFGIEGGCKTNPSRDDTIDPLKQVAIPVEDSVSSASEPTCQAFTEKHFHGNSINEPHVRKQIEFGQHRPGSVSNHAWLHRNSEISSPNSFNVPQTLFTEQMPGTQQNETIIACQNVTLRKKDSSSRGSKISLELLEKKRTSLARESCSRNSKLSDTPDFDRISLGGPQVETSPLLHISHPDPLKCGTDLITEEQSLEQQKPEVTVFDAEMDLTTSEAVEIVTVGTKSTKGKMKETERDNKEVETTSKNVATLRKVKQTKGKYSNDIQRNCNIDSHLFEERQRKCSEFSVFDQTFMNNNEPNVSIPSSGLNNWLGHKEDIHPNPQKESSQVESASKNNTNNMMKGTFEKKTFRIHDSIKESSCNLFASKAIEIYNKPERKECLNNEEESKGISDTLQEQFSNVKGKIRRGTFTVSKTYNNIEESASNPVTQQTVEHKVEMAKHLGLEDYRNLNYKSTSRRTFVVTEGLNKIEGNSPKPIVPKKFRKQSVVVTKEYSDSSCTPLANIYAAEKNTGTKGKADRRTFVVTEKHNGSSLPNYHAAEENTGTKGKADRRTFVVTEKHNGMKDISLKPVVQERLTKQCVMVKSKYSDSLEEGCRSCHATRENTDTKGKADQRIFVVTEKHNSVESISLKPIVQEKLTKQSVMVTKESVDSLEEGCKTCNASETNIGDKSKVNQRTLVRDQHQTIKECSTNSVIWHDGKERNEMEVAECLGNLKVSNMNNNNQKIVAVPKKDKKASKREKFRNGPEMIGECLDNMEEANKTCNALGENIGKKRKTDKAAVPKKGKKFKQNFSNLIKKEKDDEQYTIADHFPCTKRNIETSVVPQDYVKGIDYQRTFVANKILENIESPQNLIVENRSEKPYQMDVNQHLNRNRKICHQNADISSENHSNVKNRLDETIVVCKNFEDPTCSIQVARKTLHCEVKKEHVECEQNTHKILNPICITTSKEESIHAEKISVRSSSEFVTWLSGRDDIAVGVLTAECPRVQEKKEWDVLKDVTNVTQNKLDYQLQLTEENKGLFSLRSKRQTVAMLNYKEPSIGRKLRRGDQFTDSRFLCSPVYKNKKKRQRRSVQNVQ; the protein is encoded by the exons acaaCTCCTCAATGATGAAGATTTCACTTAAAAATAACAATAAAGCTTTGGCATTAGCTCTTGCTGAAGAGAAGAAAAAGTATAGATTGTCTGAACAGGAAAAAGTAATTCTTCAAAAAGAAATATGCACTCAAAATTATGACATAGTTATGCTTCAGCAAAGGTTGACTACACAG AATGCAAAACTTTCAACCTTAGAAGAATTTTTGATGAAGATAAAAagctgcttctctgatgctactgATTACCTGTCAACTGCCATCAGTACCTGTGAACGTGAT GAACATCAGTGGAATGGTATGTTATTCCAAAAAAGTAACCGTGTGAGTGAAGATTCCAACTGCAACTT aaatGCTAAGTTACCATCTGAGGTTCCGCATGAATTTGGAATTGAAGGAGGATGCAAAACTAATCCCAGCCGGGATGACACAATTGATCCCTTGAAACAAGTAGCAATTCCAGTAGAGGATTCAGTATCTTCAGCTAGTGAACCAACATGTCAAGCTTTTACTGAGAAACATTTTCATGGAAATTCAATCAATGAACCACATGTCAGAAAGCAAATTGAATTTGGGCAACATCGTCCAG GTAGTGTTTCAAACCATGCCTGGCTTCATCGGAATTCTGAAATATCTTCACCAAATAGCTTCAATGTTCCACAAACATTATTTACTGAACAAATGCCTGGCACTCAGCAGAATGAAACTATAATTGCATGTCAAAATGTTACCTTAAGAAAGAAAGATTCAAGTTCCCGAGGTTCTAAAATATCTCTGGAATTACTGGAGAAAAAACGTACTTCCTTGGCAAGAGAATCTTGTTCAAGAAATTCTAAACTCAGTGATACCCCTGATTTTGACAGAATAAGTTTGGGTGGACCACAAGTTGAAACTTCTCCACTGCTACACATCTCTCATCCTGATCCACTGAAGTGCGGCACGGATCTGATCACTGAAGAACAGTCACTTGAGCAGCAGAAACCTGAAGTGACTGTCTTTGATGCAGAGATGGATCTAACTACAAGTGAAGCAGTAGAAATTGTTACTGTTGGAACAAAATCCACAAAGGGCAAAATGAAAGAAACTGAAAGAGATAATAAGGAAGTTGAAACAACCTCAAAGAATGTGGCAACCCTGCGAAAAGTAAAACAGACAAAGGGAAAGTATTCCAACGACATTCAAAGGAATTGCAATATTGATTCTCATCTGTTtgaagagagacaaagaaaatgttctGAATTTTCTGTCTTTGACCAAACCTTTATGAATAATAATGAGCCCAATGTTAGCATTCCAAGCAGTGGACTGAATAATTGGCTAGGGCATAAAGAGGACATTCATCCAAATCCACAGAAGGAGAGTAGCCAAGTTGAAAGTGCTTCAAAAAATAACACAAACAATATGATGAAAGGAACATTTGAGAAAAAGACATTCAGAATTCATGACAGCATTAAGGAAAGCTCATGTAATTTATTTGCATCGAAGGCTATTGAAATTTACAATAAACCAGAGAGGAAAGAATGTCTAAATAATGAGGAAGAGAGCAAAGGAATTTCAGATACTTTGCAGGAACAGTTTAGTAATGTAAAAGGAAAGATTAGACGAGGAACATTTACTGTGTCAAAGACGTATAACAATATTGAAGAAAGTGCATCTAATCCAGTTACACAGCAAACAGTAGAGCACAAGGTTGAAATGGCTAAACATCTAGGATTAGAAGATTACCGGAATTTAAATTACAAGAGCACTAGCCGAAGGACATTTGTGGTGACAGAAGGGCTCAACAAAATTGAAGGCAACTCCCCTAAACCAATAGTACCAAAAAAATTTAGAAAGCAGAGTGTAGTGGTAACAAAAGAATATTCAGATAGTTCGTGCACCCCTCTTGCAAACATTTATGCTGCAGAAAAGAATACTGGCACTAAAGGAAAGGCTGACCGAAGGACATTTGTGGTCACAGAAAAGCATAATGGCAGCTCTCTTCCAAATTATCATGCTGCAGAAGAAAATACTGGCACTAAAGGAAAGGCTGACCGAAGGACATTTGTGGTCACAGAAAAGCACAATGGCATGAAAGATATTTCACTTAAACCAGTTGTACAGGAGAGACTTACAAAACAGTGTGTAATGGTAAAAAGTAAATATTCAGATAGCTTGGAAGAGGGCTGCAGGAGTTGCCATGCTACACGAGAAAATACTGACACTAAAGGTAAGGCTGACCAAAGGATATTTGTGGTCACAGAAAAGCACAACAGCGTTGAAAGTATTTCACTTAAACCAATTGTGCAGGAGAAACTTACAAAACAGAGTGTAATGGTAACAAAGGAATCTGTAGATAGTTTGGAGGAGGGTTGCAAGACCTGTAATGCTTCAGAAACAAATATTGGTGATAAAAGCAAAGTTAACCAAAGGACACTTGTACGTGACCAACACCAGACCATTAAAGAATGTTCAACTAATTCAGTGATATGGCATGATGGCAAAGAGCGAAATGAAATGGAGGTGGCTGAGTGTTTAGGGAACTTAAAAGTTAGCAATATGAATAATAATAACCAAAAGATAGTTGCAGTACCTAAAAAGGACAAAAAAGCATCCAAACGAGAGAAATTTAGAAATGGTCCTGAAATGATCGGTGAGTGTCTGGATAATATGGAAGAAGCCAACAAGACATGTAATGCCTTAGGAGAAAACATAGGAAAAAAGCGCAAAACTGACAAGGCTGCGGTGCctaagaaaggaaagaaatttaaacaaaatttctctaacctaattaaaaagGAGAAAGATGATGAACAGTATACAATAGCTGAccattttccttgcacaaaacggAACATTGAAACATCTGTCGTGCCACAAGATTATGTAAAAGGAATAGATTATCAAAGGACCTTTGTGGCAAACAAAATACTAGAAAACATTGAAAGTCCACAAAATCTAATTGTGGAAAATCGAAGTGAAAAGCCGTATCAAATGGATGTAAATCAGCACTtgaatagaaacagaaaaatcTGCCATCAAAATGCAGATATTTCTTCAGAAAACCATAGCAATGTGAAGAATAGATTAGATGAAACAATTGTAGTTTGCAAAAATTTTGAAGACCCAACTTGCTCAATACAGGTAGCGAGAAAAACTTTACACTGTGAAGTCAAGAAGGAACATGTAGAGTGTGAGCAGAACACCCACAAAATTTTAAATCCTATTTGCATAACTACTTCAAAAGAGGAAAGCATACATGCTGAGAAAATCTCTGTCAGGAGTTCCAGTGAATTTGTCACATGGCTATCTGGACGGGATGATATTGCTGTGGGTGTACTAACTGCAGAGTGCCCAAGAGTTCAAG AGAAAAAAGAATGGGATGTTCTGAAGGATGTAACAAATGTAACCCAGAACAAACTTGATTATCAGTTGCAACTCACTGAAGAAAACAAAGGTCTTTTCAGTTTGCGCAGCAAACGTCAAACTGTTGCAATGTTAAATTACAAAGAACCATCAATAGGCAG AAAACTACGTCGAGGGGATCAGTTTACAGACTCCAGGTTTCTGTGCTCACCTGTATATAAAAATAAGAAGAAAAGACAAAGACGCAGTGTTCAAAATGTACAATAA
- the sgo2 gene encoding uncharacterized protein sgo2 isoform X2 — protein MEGEMMNATVSTNHLEFSGKMKERRNCFMKKTKYNASLISKIKTKILNNSSMMKISLKNNNKALALALAEEKKKYRLSEQEKVILQKEICTQNYDIVMLQQRLTTQNAKLSTLEEFLMKIKSCFSDATDYLSTAISTCERDEHQWNGMLFQKSNRVSEDSNCNLNAKLPSEVPHEFGIEGGCKTNPSRDDTIDPLKQVAIPVEDSVSSASEPTCQAFTEKHFHGNSINEPHVRKQIEFGQHRPGSVSNHAWLHRNSEISSPNSFNVPQTLFTEQMPGTQQNETIIACQNVTLRKKDSSSRGSKISLELLEKKRTSLARESCSRNSKLSDTPDFDRISLGGPQVETSPLLHISHPDPLKCGTDLITEEQSLEQQKPEVTVFDAEMDLTTSEAVEIVTVGTKSTKGKMKETERDNKEVETTSKNVATLRKVKQTKGKYSNDIQRNCNIDSHLFEERQRKCSEFSVFDQTFMNNNEPNVSIPSSGLNNWLGHKEDIHPNPQKESSQVESASKNNTNNMMKGTFEKKTFRIHDSIKESSCNLFASKAIEIYNKPERKECLNNEEESKGISDTLQEQFSNVKGKIRRGTFTVSKTYNNIEESASNPVTQQTVEHKVEMAKHLGLEDYRNLNYKSTSRRTFVVTEGLNKIEGNSPKPIVPKKFRKQSVVVTKEYSDSSCTPLANIYAAEKNTGTKGKADRRTFVVTEKHNGSSLPNYHAAEENTGTKGKADRRTFVVTEKHNGMKDISLKPVVQERLTKQCVMVKSKYSDSLEEGCRSCHATRENTDTKGKADQRIFVVTEKHNSVESISLKPIVQEKLTKQSVMVTKESVDSLEEGCKTCNASETNIGDKSKVNQRTLVRDQHQTIKECSTNSVIWHDGKERNEMEVAECLGNLKVSNMNNNNQKIVAVPKKDKKASKREKFRNGPEMIGECLDNMEEANKTCNALGENIGKKRKTDKAAVPKKGKKFKQNFSNLIKKEKDDEQYTIADHFPCTKRNIETSVVPQDYVKGIDYQRTFVANKILENIESPQNLIVENRSEKPYQMDVNQHLNRNRKICHQNADISSENHSNVKNRLDETIVVCKNFEDPTCSIQVARKTLHCEVKKEHVECEQNTHKILNPICITTSKEESIHAEKISVRSSSEFVTWLSGRDDIAVGVLTAECPRVQGIAFVFGQMINCVYAQYLLHGS, from the exons acaaCTCCTCAATGATGAAGATTTCACTTAAAAATAACAATAAAGCTTTGGCATTAGCTCTTGCTGAAGAGAAGAAAAAGTATAGATTGTCTGAACAGGAAAAAGTAATTCTTCAAAAAGAAATATGCACTCAAAATTATGACATAGTTATGCTTCAGCAAAGGTTGACTACACAG AATGCAAAACTTTCAACCTTAGAAGAATTTTTGATGAAGATAAAAagctgcttctctgatgctactgATTACCTGTCAACTGCCATCAGTACCTGTGAACGTGAT GAACATCAGTGGAATGGTATGTTATTCCAAAAAAGTAACCGTGTGAGTGAAGATTCCAACTGCAACTT aaatGCTAAGTTACCATCTGAGGTTCCGCATGAATTTGGAATTGAAGGAGGATGCAAAACTAATCCCAGCCGGGATGACACAATTGATCCCTTGAAACAAGTAGCAATTCCAGTAGAGGATTCAGTATCTTCAGCTAGTGAACCAACATGTCAAGCTTTTACTGAGAAACATTTTCATGGAAATTCAATCAATGAACCACATGTCAGAAAGCAAATTGAATTTGGGCAACATCGTCCAG GTAGTGTTTCAAACCATGCCTGGCTTCATCGGAATTCTGAAATATCTTCACCAAATAGCTTCAATGTTCCACAAACATTATTTACTGAACAAATGCCTGGCACTCAGCAGAATGAAACTATAATTGCATGTCAAAATGTTACCTTAAGAAAGAAAGATTCAAGTTCCCGAGGTTCTAAAATATCTCTGGAATTACTGGAGAAAAAACGTACTTCCTTGGCAAGAGAATCTTGTTCAAGAAATTCTAAACTCAGTGATACCCCTGATTTTGACAGAATAAGTTTGGGTGGACCACAAGTTGAAACTTCTCCACTGCTACACATCTCTCATCCTGATCCACTGAAGTGCGGCACGGATCTGATCACTGAAGAACAGTCACTTGAGCAGCAGAAACCTGAAGTGACTGTCTTTGATGCAGAGATGGATCTAACTACAAGTGAAGCAGTAGAAATTGTTACTGTTGGAACAAAATCCACAAAGGGCAAAATGAAAGAAACTGAAAGAGATAATAAGGAAGTTGAAACAACCTCAAAGAATGTGGCAACCCTGCGAAAAGTAAAACAGACAAAGGGAAAGTATTCCAACGACATTCAAAGGAATTGCAATATTGATTCTCATCTGTTtgaagagagacaaagaaaatgttctGAATTTTCTGTCTTTGACCAAACCTTTATGAATAATAATGAGCCCAATGTTAGCATTCCAAGCAGTGGACTGAATAATTGGCTAGGGCATAAAGAGGACATTCATCCAAATCCACAGAAGGAGAGTAGCCAAGTTGAAAGTGCTTCAAAAAATAACACAAACAATATGATGAAAGGAACATTTGAGAAAAAGACATTCAGAATTCATGACAGCATTAAGGAAAGCTCATGTAATTTATTTGCATCGAAGGCTATTGAAATTTACAATAAACCAGAGAGGAAAGAATGTCTAAATAATGAGGAAGAGAGCAAAGGAATTTCAGATACTTTGCAGGAACAGTTTAGTAATGTAAAAGGAAAGATTAGACGAGGAACATTTACTGTGTCAAAGACGTATAACAATATTGAAGAAAGTGCATCTAATCCAGTTACACAGCAAACAGTAGAGCACAAGGTTGAAATGGCTAAACATCTAGGATTAGAAGATTACCGGAATTTAAATTACAAGAGCACTAGCCGAAGGACATTTGTGGTGACAGAAGGGCTCAACAAAATTGAAGGCAACTCCCCTAAACCAATAGTACCAAAAAAATTTAGAAAGCAGAGTGTAGTGGTAACAAAAGAATATTCAGATAGTTCGTGCACCCCTCTTGCAAACATTTATGCTGCAGAAAAGAATACTGGCACTAAAGGAAAGGCTGACCGAAGGACATTTGTGGTCACAGAAAAGCATAATGGCAGCTCTCTTCCAAATTATCATGCTGCAGAAGAAAATACTGGCACTAAAGGAAAGGCTGACCGAAGGACATTTGTGGTCACAGAAAAGCACAATGGCATGAAAGATATTTCACTTAAACCAGTTGTACAGGAGAGACTTACAAAACAGTGTGTAATGGTAAAAAGTAAATATTCAGATAGCTTGGAAGAGGGCTGCAGGAGTTGCCATGCTACACGAGAAAATACTGACACTAAAGGTAAGGCTGACCAAAGGATATTTGTGGTCACAGAAAAGCACAACAGCGTTGAAAGTATTTCACTTAAACCAATTGTGCAGGAGAAACTTACAAAACAGAGTGTAATGGTAACAAAGGAATCTGTAGATAGTTTGGAGGAGGGTTGCAAGACCTGTAATGCTTCAGAAACAAATATTGGTGATAAAAGCAAAGTTAACCAAAGGACACTTGTACGTGACCAACACCAGACCATTAAAGAATGTTCAACTAATTCAGTGATATGGCATGATGGCAAAGAGCGAAATGAAATGGAGGTGGCTGAGTGTTTAGGGAACTTAAAAGTTAGCAATATGAATAATAATAACCAAAAGATAGTTGCAGTACCTAAAAAGGACAAAAAAGCATCCAAACGAGAGAAATTTAGAAATGGTCCTGAAATGATCGGTGAGTGTCTGGATAATATGGAAGAAGCCAACAAGACATGTAATGCCTTAGGAGAAAACATAGGAAAAAAGCGCAAAACTGACAAGGCTGCGGTGCctaagaaaggaaagaaatttaaacaaaatttctctaacctaattaaaaagGAGAAAGATGATGAACAGTATACAATAGCTGAccattttccttgcacaaaacggAACATTGAAACATCTGTCGTGCCACAAGATTATGTAAAAGGAATAGATTATCAAAGGACCTTTGTGGCAAACAAAATACTAGAAAACATTGAAAGTCCACAAAATCTAATTGTGGAAAATCGAAGTGAAAAGCCGTATCAAATGGATGTAAATCAGCACTtgaatagaaacagaaaaatcTGCCATCAAAATGCAGATATTTCTTCAGAAAACCATAGCAATGTGAAGAATAGATTAGATGAAACAATTGTAGTTTGCAAAAATTTTGAAGACCCAACTTGCTCAATACAGGTAGCGAGAAAAACTTTACACTGTGAAGTCAAGAAGGAACATGTAGAGTGTGAGCAGAACACCCACAAAATTTTAAATCCTATTTGCATAACTACTTCAAAAGAGGAAAGCATACATGCTGAGAAAATCTCTGTCAGGAGTTCCAGTGAATTTGTCACATGGCTATCTGGACGGGATGATATTGCTGTGGGTGTACTAACTGCAGAGTGCCCAAGAGTTCAAGGTATTGCCTTTGTTTTTGGTCAAATGATTAACTGTGTATATGCACAATATTTACTGCATGGCAGTTAG